The Dehalogenimonas sp. 4OHTPN genome window below encodes:
- a CDS encoding leucyl aminopeptidase, whose protein sequence is MEIKLTTGDINKIKADAVIVGIFEDVEGSELEKDLDKALAGAVAELRKKKEIKGKNSELTIIHSLGKINAAKVAILGLGKKKDFDTARLRSAVADACRGLQRKNNVDLALALPDLSLNVSGIGRVTAEAAYLGSYSYRRHLTKEAEYGDIKSLVVLSETKLDKDEFDRGARKGEITAQAIRLARDMANEPSNHMTPEDMADIAEKVGRESGVKVEVLDRKDMEKLGMGGLLGVSQASFEKHSPKLIIMRYKGGDGESWDLALVGKGLTFDTGGISIKPAEKMEDMKFDMSGGAAAIAAMSAIGKLKLKLNVIAAVPATENMPGGGAYKPGDVLKMFTGKTVEVITTDAEGRLILADALGYLVKETKPKAIIDMATLTGACVIALGGITTAAITNNQPLCDKVIKAGSIAGERIWQLPAYDEYKEQYKSDYADIKNVGGRPAGTITAGLFLGEFVGETPWVHLDIAGTAYGEKEKGHLTKGGSGVPVATLVRLTEMLAGEQES, encoded by the coding sequence ATGGAAATCAAACTTACCACCGGAGACATAAACAAAATCAAGGCTGACGCCGTAATTGTCGGCATATTCGAAGATGTCGAAGGCAGCGAACTCGAAAAAGACCTGGACAAAGCCCTCGCCGGGGCTGTGGCCGAGTTACGGAAGAAGAAAGAGATCAAGGGCAAGAACTCGGAACTCACCATCATCCACTCGCTGGGCAAGATCAACGCGGCCAAAGTTGCAATCCTCGGTCTAGGCAAGAAAAAAGACTTTGACACCGCCCGGCTGCGGTCGGCGGTCGCTGACGCCTGCCGTGGGTTGCAGCGCAAGAATAATGTCGATTTAGCTTTGGCGCTGCCAGACCTCAGTCTCAACGTCAGTGGCATCGGCCGGGTGACGGCTGAAGCGGCCTACCTTGGCAGCTACAGCTACCGCCGGCACCTGACTAAAGAAGCTGAATACGGCGATATCAAGTCCCTCGTTGTCCTTTCAGAGACGAAACTCGACAAAGATGAATTCGACAGGGGCGCTCGAAAAGGCGAGATTACCGCCCAGGCAATCAGGCTGGCGCGGGACATGGCTAATGAACCTTCCAATCACATGACGCCGGAGGATATGGCGGATATCGCCGAGAAAGTCGGCCGGGAATCCGGTGTCAAGGTAGAGGTTCTTGACAGGAAGGACATGGAAAAACTGGGCATGGGCGGTTTGCTTGGGGTTTCCCAGGCATCGTTCGAGAAGCATTCCCCCAAACTCATCATCATGCGATACAAGGGCGGCGACGGCGAGAGTTGGGATTTAGCCCTGGTAGGCAAAGGGCTCACCTTTGATACCGGCGGCATCTCCATCAAGCCGGCTGAAAAAATGGAAGATATGAAGTTTGACATGAGCGGCGGAGCGGCTGCCATCGCCGCCATGAGTGCCATAGGCAAGCTGAAATTGAAGCTCAACGTCATTGCCGCGGTGCCGGCTACGGAGAACATGCCCGGCGGCGGCGCTTATAAACCGGGCGATGTCCTCAAGATGTTTACCGGCAAGACAGTGGAGGTAATCACCACCGACGCAGAGGGACGTCTCATCCTGGCTGACGCCCTAGGCTATCTCGTTAAAGAAACTAAGCCTAAGGCTATCATCGACATGGCGACGCTCACGGGCGCCTGCGTCATCGCGCTGGGCGGCATCACCACCGCGGCCATCACTAACAACCAGCCGCTATGCGACAAGGTGATCAAAGCTGGCTCGATTGCGGGCGAAAGGATCTGGCAGCTGCCGGCTTACGACGAGTACAAAGAACAGTATAAGAGTGACTACGCGGACATCAAAAACGTCGGCGGCCGACCGGCTGGCACCATCACCGCCGGCTTGTTCCTCGGGGAATTTGTCGGTGAAACGCCCTGGGTGCATCTGGACATTGCCGGCACGGCTTATGGCGAGAAGGAGAAAGGACATCTGACCAAGGGCGGCAGCGGGGTGCCGGTGGCGACGCTTGTCCGCCTGACGGAGATGCTGGCAGGAGAGCAGGAGTCCTAG
- a CDS encoding branched-chain amino acid ABC transporter permease, which translates to MADLMQFVLTGITVGLVYSLIALGFTFIWKSSSVANLALGQMVLLFSWIAYGTMEQAGLPFWAGLPVTIAAAAGLGWVLERVVLRPLIGQPILSLITVTLGIAFLFEGLVAMFWPISTAAMPDFIPDEPVQILGAVVSQEYLWAAGIALVLFILVSIFFRYHKMGVAMRATADDQMAVWACGIPVTKIFSVSWMFAGALAAIGGVLMSSIGGITHGLVETGLKSFSVVILGGLDSFLGAIVAGPIIGLAENLGGGYLTELTWSGVKDVIPFIIIVIVLFIKPYGLFGQERIERI; encoded by the coding sequence ATGGCTGACCTGATGCAGTTTGTCCTCACCGGCATCACGGTGGGCCTGGTGTACTCGCTGATAGCCCTGGGCTTCACCTTCATCTGGAAATCCTCGTCTGTGGCCAATCTCGCCCTCGGGCAGATGGTGTTGCTCTTTTCCTGGATCGCCTACGGCACCATGGAGCAGGCCGGACTGCCGTTCTGGGCCGGACTACCGGTGACCATCGCCGCCGCGGCTGGTTTGGGCTGGGTGCTCGAGCGCGTTGTGCTGCGGCCGTTAATCGGTCAACCCATACTCTCACTCATTACCGTTACTCTTGGAATAGCCTTCCTGTTTGAAGGCCTGGTCGCTATGTTCTGGCCTATTTCCACCGCCGCAATGCCGGACTTCATCCCGGATGAGCCGGTACAGATACTTGGAGCGGTTGTCTCCCAGGAATACCTCTGGGCGGCCGGCATCGCCCTGGTACTCTTCATCCTGGTTAGCATCTTCTTCCGTTATCACAAAATGGGCGTGGCTATGCGGGCTACCGCCGACGACCAGATGGCGGTCTGGGCTTGCGGCATTCCGGTAACCAAAATATTCTCCGTTTCCTGGATGTTCGCCGGAGCGCTGGCGGCTATCGGCGGCGTGCTGATGAGTTCCATCGGCGGCATTACTCACGGCCTCGTCGAAACCGGGCTTAAATCGTTTTCCGTGGTCATTCTCGGCGGGCTGGACTCTTTCCTGGGGGCTATTGTCGCTGGCCCCATAATCGGGCTCGCGGAAAACCTCGGCGGCGGCTATTTGACTGAATTGACCTGGTCAGGTGTTAAAGATGTCATTCCGTTTATCATTATCGTAATCGTATTGTTCATTAAGCCTTATGGTTTGTTCGGTCAGGAACGCATCGAGAGGATATGA
- a CDS encoding AMP-binding protein — MNLVDFIAEAARRHGQRTAFKLGDRQLSFENLDKLSNGLARNLVNLGIKPGDRVTLLLENSPDFPICYFGIAKAGAIAIPLDTKYKMLEIKAVFDHCRPAALIAETAILKSLGGGFARFDCLKNIIVTGCTEGLACIPYSSLIESSDDPPEVAKYSELAHIAYTSGPTLRPHGAEITQEHLIEAAAGSAAGFAQTEADTVILFALPLHHTIGIAVIMMTSLWAGSRVVIVNGVSMDAALCAIEKERATMFHGVPFIHAMMVNHLKTNGLKYNLATLRFCGSAGAPIPVNVITDFEELTGKNLVQYYGLTESTSHVTCQEVTGSGRSGGVGRAIPGFSIRVVRDDGSDAGIGEPGEVIIKGPIMRAYHQLPELTSGYIRSGWLYTDDIGVIDRNGELFIKGIKKPMLITKGQNIYFSDISDLLVTHPSITEAAVVGIPDPDGMRGEVVLAVVKLKDGADMTEQEVKKYCLEKLANYKCPKKVLFVAEIPRKPDGELDTFGLLD, encoded by the coding sequence ATGAACTTAGTTGATTTCATCGCTGAGGCCGCCCGGCGCCACGGCCAGCGCACCGCTTTTAAGCTGGGCGACCGGCAGCTTTCATTTGAAAATCTGGACAAATTATCCAACGGTTTAGCCAGGAATTTGGTCAATTTGGGGATTAAGCCCGGTGACCGAGTCACCTTACTGCTTGAGAACAGCCCGGATTTTCCCATCTGCTACTTCGGCATCGCCAAAGCAGGGGCTATCGCCATCCCGCTGGATACAAAATATAAGATGCTGGAGATTAAGGCAGTCTTCGATCATTGCCGGCCTGCAGCCCTTATCGCCGAGACAGCCATTTTGAAGTCGCTTGGCGGCGGGTTTGCCCGCTTTGACTGCCTCAAAAATATCATCGTTACAGGCTGTACCGAAGGGCTGGCCTGCATACCCTACTCCTCGCTCATTGAAAGCTCCGATGATCCTCCGGAAGTCGCTAAGTATTCTGAACTGGCTCACATCGCCTACACCTCCGGCCCGACGCTGAGGCCGCACGGCGCCGAGATCACGCAGGAGCACCTGATCGAAGCAGCCGCCGGATCGGCAGCCGGATTCGCCCAGACCGAGGCTGACACCGTCATCCTGTTCGCTCTGCCGCTGCACCATACCATCGGCATCGCCGTGATTATGATGACCTCTCTCTGGGCCGGCAGCCGGGTGGTGATCGTCAACGGCGTATCTATGGATGCGGCGTTGTGCGCTATCGAAAAAGAAAGGGCGACCATGTTCCACGGCGTGCCTTTCATCCACGCTATGATGGTCAATCACCTCAAAACCAACGGGTTAAAGTACAATCTTGCGACGCTGCGGTTTTGCGGCAGCGCCGGCGCGCCGATACCGGTCAACGTCATCACCGATTTCGAAGAGTTGACCGGCAAGAATCTAGTGCAATACTACGGCCTGACCGAGTCTACCAGCCACGTTACCTGTCAGGAGGTTACCGGCTCCGGGCGGAGCGGCGGTGTCGGCAGGGCGATACCTGGTTTTTCGATTCGGGTCGTCAGGGATGACGGTAGCGACGCCGGTATCGGCGAACCGGGCGAGGTCATCATCAAAGGCCCGATAATGAGGGCTTACCACCAGCTGCCGGAATTGACCAGCGGCTACATCCGTTCCGGCTGGCTTTACACCGACGACATCGGTGTCATTGACAGGAACGGTGAGCTTTTTATCAAGGGCATCAAAAAGCCGATGCTTATCACCAAGGGGCAGAATATCTACTTCTCCGATATTTCTGACCTGCTTGTCACCCATCCCTCAATCACTGAGGCCGCCGTGGTCGGCATTCCCGATCCTGACGGAATGCGGGGCGAAGTAGTCCTGGCGGTGGTCAAGCTAAAAGACGGTGCCGATATGACCGAGCAGGAAGTCAAGAAGTACTGCCTGGAAAAACTGGCCAACTATAAATGTCCTAAAAAAGTGCTCTTCGTCGCTGAGATTCCCCGGAAGCCAGATGGTGAGTTGGACACTTTCGGGCTGCTCGATTAG
- a CDS encoding ABC transporter substrate-binding protein: MKGNSLARKLSVILLTIIVAGLPVLAAGCGDDNGGGQTTAPTSTVKQPLKIGIMYPQTGVAAAKGQPMAAGVLDAIKYINEEKGGVLGHQIEVISRDNGYDAAKATTIINEFISSKALMFTTQASAMMSVVMGIANEASLPGFTVFSAPSITQPAKHIYAQMPDYGDGWAIFADYYIKNVWKGTGKPKMALMLLNNSTGYGAKDAADKLAATMGIEIVAIEEHTSTTANEIEALTRIAAKNPDVIFISSTPQPTSIIVKGIRDIQATGKFAGLTIGCGHASYTSQLVDLAGAAKVEGVYGVFPTVSWGENVAGMAKMTEYVNKYHPDFKNNMDYITAWAEGLLIAKILETAIQNTPGGAANLTPANVEKYGFQMLNYDVEGLHGPVKYTAGDNRLSKGMRVFQVKSGVITAVSNWINAAYIDYGLK, translated from the coding sequence ATGAAAGGAAACAGTTTAGCTCGTAAACTCTCGGTCATTTTATTGACGATTATTGTAGCCGGTCTGCCGGTACTGGCGGCCGGTTGCGGCGATGACAACGGCGGCGGTCAAACAACCGCTCCTACCAGTACTGTCAAACAGCCGCTGAAGATCGGCATCATGTACCCTCAAACGGGCGTTGCGGCGGCCAAAGGCCAGCCCATGGCTGCCGGCGTTCTGGATGCCATCAAGTATATCAACGAGGAAAAGGGCGGGGTTCTCGGGCACCAGATTGAAGTCATCTCCCGCGATAACGGTTATGACGCGGCTAAAGCAACCACCATAATCAACGAATTCATTTCCAGCAAAGCCCTGATGTTTACCACCCAGGCTTCGGCAATGATGTCAGTGGTGATGGGTATCGCCAATGAAGCGAGTCTGCCAGGTTTCACTGTTTTCTCCGCCCCGTCGATCACTCAACCGGCCAAACACATTTACGCCCAGATGCCTGACTACGGGGACGGCTGGGCGATCTTTGCGGACTACTATATAAAGAACGTTTGGAAGGGCACCGGAAAGCCTAAAATGGCGCTGATGCTCCTCAATAATTCTACCGGGTATGGCGCTAAAGACGCCGCCGACAAACTGGCGGCCACCATGGGTATTGAAATTGTTGCCATCGAGGAGCATACCTCGACAACGGCCAACGAAATCGAAGCCCTCACCCGCATCGCCGCCAAGAACCCGGATGTGATCTTTATCTCCAGCACGCCGCAGCCCACTTCCATAATCGTCAAAGGTATCCGCGACATTCAAGCGACCGGAAAATTTGCCGGATTAACCATCGGCTGCGGTCACGCTTCCTACACCAGCCAACTGGTTGACCTGGCCGGCGCCGCTAAAGTCGAGGGCGTCTACGGCGTCTTCCCCACCGTGAGCTGGGGCGAGAACGTTGCCGGAATGGCCAAGATGACAGAGTACGTCAACAAATATCACCCGGACTTCAAAAACAACATGGACTATATCACCGCCTGGGCCGAGGGGCTTTTAATCGCCAAAATCCTGGAAACTGCCATTCAGAATACCCCCGGCGGGGCGGCCAACCTGACCCCTGCCAATGTGGAGAAGTACGGTTTCCAGATGTTAAACTACGACGTTGAGGGGTTGCACGGCCCGGTAAAGTATACTGCCGGCGACAACCGCCTCTCCAAAGGCATGCGTGTTTTCCAGGTCAAGAGCGGCGTCATCACCGCTGTTTCCAACTGGATCAATGCCGCCTACATCGACTACGGGTTAAAATAG
- a CDS encoding branched-chain amino acid ABC transporter permease translates to MSGGLPCGTRNFSYAADMAIFRTKTHWALLIIGLIVLFTAPLYLSVYWLGVVNLIGITIIAATGLNLLTGYCGQLSVGHAGFIAVGAFTSAVLTSRLELPFLVALPAAGLLAGGIGIIFGVASLRVKGFYLAISTIAAQIIIIWVINHLSITGGFLGMSVPRAEIFGITFRSPQSLFFLIMIAAVIVIFFAKNLARTRIGRAFVAVRDNDLAAEVMGINLFRYKLVAFFIGCFLAGIAGSLTAHWIGFVSTEHFSITDSILYVGMIIIGGAGTTLGPILGAVAIRLLQQGVTYISTPLAGIDWLPPGFTAGLAPFTFGLVIVLFLVLEPRGLAHRWNLFKASYRLWPFSY, encoded by the coding sequence ATGAGCGGCGGGCTGCCCTGCGGGACTCGGAACTTCAGCTATGCCGCCGATATGGCCATTTTCCGGACCAAGACCCATTGGGCTCTGCTGATTATCGGACTCATTGTGCTGTTTACCGCGCCGTTGTACCTGTCAGTCTATTGGCTGGGCGTGGTCAATCTCATCGGCATCACCATCATCGCCGCCACCGGCCTCAACCTCCTCACCGGTTATTGCGGCCAACTCTCGGTGGGCCACGCCGGCTTCATCGCGGTGGGCGCCTTCACCTCAGCGGTACTGACCTCCCGCCTGGAATTGCCTTTTCTGGTCGCCTTGCCTGCCGCGGGGCTGCTGGCAGGCGGCATCGGTATTATATTCGGCGTCGCATCCCTGAGGGTCAAGGGTTTTTATCTGGCGATATCAACCATCGCCGCCCAGATCATCATCATTTGGGTGATAAATCACCTAAGTATCACCGGCGGTTTCCTGGGTATGAGCGTGCCGCGAGCCGAAATCTTCGGGATCACTTTCCGATCGCCCCAAAGCCTTTTTTTTCTGATCATGATTGCTGCGGTTATAGTAATCTTTTTCGCCAAGAACCTGGCGCGAACGCGCATTGGCCGGGCCTTCGTGGCGGTGCGGGACAATGATCTGGCCGCTGAAGTCATGGGTATCAACCTTTTCCGCTATAAACTTGTCGCCTTTTTCATCGGCTGCTTTTTAGCCGGTATCGCCGGCTCGCTGACTGCTCACTGGATTGGATTTGTGTCCACTGAGCATTTCTCGATCACCGACTCCATTTTGTATGTAGGCATGATCATTATCGGCGGGGCCGGTACAACACTCGGCCCGATACTGGGTGCCGTTGCCATCCGCTTGTTGCAGCAGGGCGTGACCTATATTTCTACACCTTTAGCTGGTATCGACTGGTTGCCGCCCGGCTTCACTGCAGGTTTGGCACCTTTTACCTTCGGCCTGGTTATCGTGCTTTTCCTGGTACTTGAACCGCGGGGATTGGCCCATCGCTGGAATCTCTTCAAAGCCTCCTACCGGCTATGGCCTTTTTCATACTGA
- a CDS encoding TrpB-like pyridoxal phosphate-dependent enzyme, with protein MDRVKYLLAEKEMPTAWYNIQADLPVPLPPVLHPGTKQPLTPPDLAPLFPMELIMQEVSRERYIDVPGEVIDIYRSWRPTNLFRARRLEKALQTPAKIFYKYEGSSPAGSHKPNTAVPQAFYNKKEGIKCLTTETGAGQWGSSLAFACSQFGLDLKVYMVKVSYQQKPYRRMMMETWGAKCVPSPSMDTNSGRAALEADPNNPGSLGLAISEAVEDAAPKPDTHYSLGSVLNHVLMHQTVIGLEAIKQMEHAGEYPDVVIGCVGGGSNFGGMALPFVHQNLTAAKKTRIVAVEPSSCPSLTKGLYEFDYGDVAGIAPIAKMYTLGHKFMPPPVHAGGLRYHGMAPIVSHLYKLGLIEAKAVNQLPTFEAGLQFARTEGFISAPETNHAIRAAIDEALKCRETGEKKVILFNHSGHGHFDMAAYDAYLSGKLTDYEYPESLVREALKDLPRCMVG; from the coding sequence ATGGATCGGGTCAAATATCTACTCGCTGAAAAAGAGATGCCTACCGCTTGGTACAATATCCAGGCTGACCTTCCGGTACCGCTGCCGCCTGTGCTCCACCCGGGCACCAAACAGCCGTTGACCCCGCCTGACCTGGCGCCCCTATTCCCTATGGAATTGATTATGCAGGAAGTCTCCAGGGAGCGTTATATCGACGTGCCCGGAGAGGTCATTGATATCTACCGCTCATGGCGGCCGACTAACCTGTTCAGGGCTCGCCGCCTGGAAAAAGCGCTGCAAACTCCGGCTAAGATCTTCTATAAATATGAAGGTTCATCACCGGCTGGCTCTCATAAGCCGAATACCGCGGTGCCCCAGGCTTTTTACAATAAAAAAGAGGGCATCAAGTGCCTGACCACCGAGACTGGCGCCGGCCAATGGGGGTCTTCATTAGCCTTTGCCTGCAGCCAGTTTGGCCTGGATCTTAAAGTCTATATGGTCAAGGTCAGCTACCAGCAAAAACCCTACCGGCGCATGATGATGGAGACCTGGGGGGCTAAATGCGTACCCAGCCCCAGCATGGATACCAATTCGGGCCGCGCCGCCCTGGAGGCGGACCCCAACAACCCGGGCAGCCTCGGGCTGGCCATTTCCGAGGCGGTCGAAGATGCCGCGCCCAAGCCAGATACCCATTATTCCCTGGGCAGCGTGCTAAATCACGTTTTGATGCACCAGACGGTAATCGGGCTGGAAGCCATCAAGCAAATGGAGCACGCCGGAGAGTATCCGGATGTAGTGATCGGCTGCGTGGGCGGCGGCTCCAATTTTGGCGGCATGGCCTTGCCATTCGTCCACCAGAACCTAACCGCCGCTAAAAAGACCCGTATCGTGGCGGTAGAGCCGTCTTCCTGCCCCAGCCTGACAAAAGGGCTTTACGAGTTTGACTACGGCGATGTTGCCGGTATCGCGCCAATCGCCAAGATGTATACCCTGGGTCATAAATTTATGCCGCCCCCGGTTCATGCCGGCGGCTTGCGCTACCACGGCATGGCGCCTATCGTCAGCCACCTTTACAAGCTTGGACTGATTGAAGCCAAGGCTGTCAATCAACTGCCCACCTTCGAGGCCGGCCTTCAATTCGCTCGAACCGAGGGTTTCATCTCCGCGCCGGAGACCAACCACGCTATTCGCGCCGCGATCGATGAAGCGTTAAAATGCCGCGAAACGGGCGAAAAGAAAGTTATCCTGTTCAACCATTCCGGCCACGGCCACTTCGACATGGCCGCCTACGATGCTTATCTTTCCGGCAAGCTTACCGACTACGAATACCCGGAATCTCTGGTCAGAGAAGCCTTGAAGGACCTCCCCCGCTGTATGGTGGGGTAA
- a CDS encoding ATP-binding protein, with product MLVKAEELLARDVLRLRRAIFKQPPQKVQSPAFIILVGLPGSGKSFFACKLTERIPAVVLESDFLRKSLVRRPVYSRLESYRLFRAIHVVARELLLGKHNVVLDATNLSEESRQPLFSIAAATGAEPIVVYLSTPRETAQARLIDRMSRRDGYSDADWEVYQKLEASYEPIREPHHEVKNAMDISAVIDRIIAQTSGNS from the coding sequence ATGCTGGTGAAAGCCGAGGAGTTACTCGCCCGCGACGTGTTACGGCTGCGGCGGGCTATCTTCAAACAGCCGCCGCAGAAAGTTCAATCGCCAGCCTTCATCATTCTGGTTGGGTTGCCCGGCTCGGGCAAGAGCTTTTTTGCATGTAAACTTACCGAGCGCATCCCGGCGGTCGTCCTTGAAAGTGATTTCCTGCGCAAGTCGCTGGTACGGCGGCCGGTTTACTCCAGGTTAGAAAGTTATCGCCTGTTCCGCGCCATTCACGTAGTAGCACGTGAACTGCTTCTTGGAAAACATAATGTTGTTCTCGATGCCACCAATCTGTCTGAAGAGTCGCGTCAGCCGCTGTTCTCCATCGCCGCGGCTACCGGGGCGGAACCCATCGTCGTTTACCTGAGCACGCCTCGGGAGACTGCCCAGGCCAGATTGATTGATAGAATGTCACGGCGCGACGGCTACTCCGATGCCGACTGGGAGGTGTACCAGAAGCTTGAAGCCAGTTATGAGCCGATCAGAGAACCTCATCATGAAGTCAAAAATGCTATGGACATTTCCGCCGTTATTGATAGAATAATAGCGCAAACGAGCGGGAATAGTTAA
- a CDS encoding AMP-binding protein, producing MVLVYGGFPYLEPQTIPGLIKRNAEQWPGKAAMCYKNLGVWHRYTWSDYFNKVKHFSLGLIKLGLKPGDIVAIIGDNEPEWFWGEFAVQAAGAIPTGIFVDAVPDEVKFVVNHSGARFALANDQEQADKFLEIRDAAPQLKKVIYWDPKGLKNYDDPLLTGFREVVEMGMEFEKEHPGLFEENLKKIKPADTAFIYYTSGTTGTQKAAILTHKALIATASGFVTRYPLDQKSDLISNFPAAWVGDSFFATIPHILSGARLNFPEEPETIASDTREIGPHFAIYGPRQWEGIVSDIQVKMMDAHPFKRWAYKALLPVGYKMAEARLSGVEPSAFWKALGKASDGVMFRPLKDRLGLSRVRWAVTGSSVLALDTFKLIHAIGIELRQNYASTEAGFISSHGQGDIAFESVGRPALNTEVRLTGEGELYVRSDCMFSGYYKDEGKTKESFAPGGWFRTGDAVNINEAGHIIFLDRLKDMGELRSGVKFAPQYIEGRLRFSPYIKDAMVLGDKEKDFAAAIINIDFAMVSKWAQNHHLNFTTYVDLSQRKEIADLVNKDVARVNSFLPEHSRVKKFVILHKEFDPDEAELTRTRKLRRGAMYQRYADLIEAMYGENKEVKVEAPVTYRDGRKGVVTTSIKVRSL from the coding sequence GTGGTTCTTGTTTATGGGGGTTTTCCGTATTTGGAGCCGCAGACCATACCGGGCCTCATAAAGCGCAACGCGGAACAATGGCCGGGCAAGGCGGCCATGTGCTACAAGAACCTTGGCGTGTGGCATCGTTATACCTGGTCGGACTACTTCAACAAGGTCAAGCATTTTTCGTTAGGATTAATTAAGTTAGGTCTTAAGCCTGGCGACATTGTTGCCATCATCGGCGATAACGAGCCTGAGTGGTTCTGGGGAGAGTTCGCGGTCCAGGCCGCCGGGGCAATCCCAACCGGCATTTTTGTCGATGCGGTCCCAGATGAAGTGAAGTTCGTGGTGAACCATTCAGGAGCGCGGTTTGCCCTTGCCAACGACCAGGAGCAGGCTGATAAGTTTTTAGAGATTCGGGACGCCGCGCCGCAGCTGAAAAAAGTCATCTACTGGGATCCCAAGGGCTTGAAGAACTATGACGATCCGCTGCTCACCGGTTTCCGTGAAGTCGTCGAAATGGGTATGGAGTTTGAAAAAGAACACCCAGGCCTGTTCGAGGAAAACCTGAAAAAAATAAAGCCCGCCGACACCGCCTTCATCTACTATACCTCCGGCACCACCGGTACTCAGAAAGCCGCCATACTGACCCACAAAGCGCTAATCGCCACCGCCTCCGGCTTTGTCACCCGCTACCCGCTCGATCAAAAAAGCGACCTGATCTCCAACTTCCCGGCTGCTTGGGTCGGCGACAGTTTTTTCGCTACTATTCCCCATATCCTCTCCGGCGCCCGTCTAAACTTCCCGGAGGAGCCGGAAACCATCGCCTCGGATACGCGGGAGATAGGTCCACACTTTGCTATTTATGGACCGCGGCAGTGGGAAGGGATCGTCTCCGATATCCAGGTCAAAATGATGGACGCCCACCCGTTCAAACGATGGGCTTACAAAGCATTGCTCCCGGTAGGCTACAAAATGGCGGAAGCCAGGTTGTCTGGCGTGGAGCCTTCTGCGTTTTGGAAAGCGCTCGGGAAAGCGTCTGACGGCGTGATGTTCCGGCCGCTGAAAGATAGATTGGGTCTTTCGCGCGTCCGCTGGGCGGTCACCGGTTCATCGGTGCTGGCGCTTGACACTTTTAAGTTGATCCACGCCATCGGCATTGAACTAAGGCAGAACTATGCTTCAACCGAGGCAGGCTTTATCTCCTCCCATGGTCAGGGTGACATCGCCTTCGAGAGTGTTGGTCGGCCAGCCCTTAATACTGAGGTGCGGCTGACCGGTGAAGGTGAGCTATACGTCCGGTCTGACTGCATGTTCTCCGGTTATTACAAAGATGAAGGCAAGACAAAAGAAAGTTTCGCCCCGGGCGGCTGGTTCCGCACCGGCGACGCGGTTAATATCAACGAGGCCGGTCACATCATTTTCCTGGATCGATTGAAGGACATGGGAGAACTAAGGAGCGGGGTAAAGTTTGCCCCGCAATATATCGAAGGCCGCTTGAGGTTTTCGCCGTATATCAAAGACGCCATGGTTCTAGGTGACAAAGAGAAGGACTTCGCCGCGGCTATCATCAATATCGATTTCGCTATGGTCTCCAAATGGGCGCAAAATCACCATCTTAACTTCACTACCTATGTCGATCTGTCGCAGAGGAAAGAGATCGCGGATCTCGTGAATAAGGACGTGGCCAGAGTTAATAGTTTTCTACCGGAACACTCCCGAGTCAAGAAGTTCGTGATACTCCATAAGGAATTCGATCCCGATGAAGCGGAATTAACCCGCACCCGGAAACTCAGGCGCGGAGCCATGTACCAGCGCTACGCCGACCTGATCGAGGCGATGTACGGCGAGAACAAAGAGGTCAAGGTGGAGGCGCCGGTGACCTACCGTGACGGGCGAAAGGGCGTAGTGACCACTTCGATAAAGGTGAGGTCGCTCTAA